The following nucleotide sequence is from Acidovorax radicis.
TGCAGTCGCGCACCGTGCGGCTTTACCACGACCATGTGCTGGTGAAAGAGCCGGGCACGCGCCAGCGCACGCCATGGCACCAGGACCAGCCCTACTACAACATCGACGGCCAACAGAACATCAGCATGTGGATTCCGGTCGATCCGGTGTCGCGCGCAGCCACCCTTGAATTCGTGGCGGGTTCGCACAAGGGCCCCTGGCTCATGCCGCGCACCTTCATGGACAACCAGGCCCAGTGGTTCCCCGAAGGCAGCCTGCAGGACCTGCCGGATGTGGAGTCCCACCGCGACGCCTTTCCCATCGTGGGCTGGGAGATCGAGCCCGGCGACGTGGTGTGTTTTCACATGCTCACGCTGCATGCGGCGGGCGGGGTGGAGGGCCGCAACCGTCGCCGTGTGTTCTCGGTGCGATTCCTCGGCGACGACACGCGCCATGCGCCCCGGCCGTGGAAGACCTCACCCGAGTTTCCGGGCTTGGCCGATGAGCTGCCCGCCGGGGCCGAGATGAACCACCCGCTGTTCCCGCTGCTGGTGGATGGTGCGCCGACGCAGCGGGCTAACGCCGCATGATGGCGTTTTTTGACCTGAACGACCTGTCCCCTGTGCCCTGGAAGAACGGTGGCGGCAGCACGCAGGAGCTGGTGTGCTGGCCACCCGGAGCGGGCATGGACGGCTTTGAATGGCGTGTGAGCGTGGCCACCATTGCCACCCCCGGGCCTTTCTCGGCCTTCCCCGGGGTGGATCGGCAGATCATGCTGCTGGGGGGCGATGGCGTGCATCTGCAGGGTGCTGGTGGCCGTTGGGCACATACGCTGGACCAGCGTTGGCACCCGTTTGCCTTCTCGGGCGACGAGCCCGTGGATTGCCGCATGCGGGGTAGCACCTCGACCGACTTCAATCTCATGCTGCGCCGGGGCGCCTGGCGCGGCACGCTGCAAGTGGTGCGCGACGCGCAGCAGCTTGCCCACGCCCCTGCTGGCCTTTGTATGGTGCTGCAGGGCACCTGGGTTTTCTGCGGCGACGGTGGTAACCCGCGTTCGATGATGGCGGGGCA
It contains:
- a CDS encoding HutD family protein, with amino-acid sequence MMAFFDLNDLSPVPWKNGGGSTQELVCWPPGAGMDGFEWRVSVATIATPGPFSAFPGVDRQIMLLGGDGVHLQGAGGRWAHTLDQRWHPFAFSGDEPVDCRMRGSTSTDFNLMLRRGAWRGTLQVVRDAQQLAHAPAGLCMVLQGTWVFCGDGGNPRSMMAGQGAWWVNGSAEANGNGNGNGNGNGNGAQVGDGGVASARLEPLGDTSGVRQQGADPVLAFVALQPFISTEI
- a CDS encoding phytanoyl-CoA dioxygenase family protein, with amino-acid sequence MPPFLPAVDQRQQDRFQQHIQQRLQARLTPDDIARFDRDGALCIQQLLTPEEVALLRDGIDANLAAPSPRAKVASRPDDPGRFFEDFCNWQDIPQFGRLVHETPLALAAQRLMQSRTVRLYHDHVLVKEPGTRQRTPWHQDQPYYNIDGQQNISMWIPVDPVSRAATLEFVAGSHKGPWLMPRTFMDNQAQWFPEGSLQDLPDVESHRDAFPIVGWEIEPGDVVCFHMLTLHAAGGVEGRNRRRVFSVRFLGDDTRHAPRPWKTSPEFPGLADELPAGAEMNHPLFPLLVDGAPTQRANAA